From the Vibrio metoecus genome, one window contains:
- the torE gene encoding trimethylamine N-oxide reductase system protein TorE, translating to MSDVKKTEGGEKRSLEWKSFLFITVVLFPILSVAFVGGYGFIVWMLQMFVFGPPGAHSGF from the coding sequence ATGAGTGATGTTAAAAAAACTGAAGGCGGTGAAAAACGCTCTCTGGAGTGGAAGTCATTCCTCTTCATCACAGTGGTTCTCTTTCCCATTTTAAGCGTCGCGTTTGTAGGTGGGTATGGATTTATCGTGTGGATGCTGCAGATGTTTGTGTTTGGTCCTCCGGGCGCACACAGCGGTTTTTAA
- the torC gene encoding pentaheme c-type cytochrome TorC produces MKSLILKMWRTMTRPAVHISLGVLTLGGFIAGVIFWGGFNTALEATNTEEFCVSCHTMRDNVYQELQTTVHWKNHSGVRATCPDCHVPHEWTAKIARKMQASKEVFAQIFGDLDTPEKFEERRIELAKHEWDRFAANKSLECKNCHNYDSMDFDQMSATARIQMKQAAERDQSCIDCHKGIAHNLPKNMESSSGLIGELEGMASNTKYSNGGTLVSVRFLPVYEDEQGKVEAGLLNPASEVKVLAEKGDMMQVEIDGWRKSKGFGRVIQEDFGMNIAVASLLKDAAMSDAIVTTGEQKVDDLTGLPWEQVSAKVWMKKEAMLNDINPIWEKAREAYQTNCSVCHTQPDEAHFDANTWPGMFDGMLAFVNFDTDSEALVLKYLQKHSSDFAEGHH; encoded by the coding sequence ATGAAATCGTTAATTTTGAAAATGTGGCGCACCATGACGCGTCCCGCGGTACACATTAGCTTGGGTGTACTGACTCTCGGTGGCTTTATCGCTGGGGTGATTTTCTGGGGAGGTTTTAACACCGCATTGGAAGCCACCAATACCGAAGAGTTCTGTGTTAGCTGCCATACCATGCGTGACAACGTATACCAAGAGCTGCAAACCACAGTGCACTGGAAAAACCACTCTGGCGTACGTGCGACTTGTCCTGATTGCCATGTTCCCCATGAATGGACGGCAAAAATCGCGCGTAAGATGCAAGCCTCGAAAGAAGTGTTCGCACAGATCTTTGGTGATTTAGATACGCCTGAAAAGTTTGAAGAGCGCCGGATTGAATTGGCAAAACACGAATGGGATCGCTTTGCGGCAAACAAATCTCTGGAATGTAAAAACTGCCACAACTACGACTCGATGGATTTTGACCAAATGTCCGCGACGGCACGCATCCAAATGAAGCAAGCGGCTGAGCGCGATCAAAGCTGTATCGACTGTCACAAAGGCATTGCGCACAACTTGCCGAAAAACATGGAGAGCTCAAGTGGCTTGATTGGCGAACTGGAAGGCATGGCGTCGAACACCAAATACTCCAATGGTGGAACCTTGGTCAGCGTGCGTTTCCTCCCTGTGTATGAAGATGAGCAAGGTAAGGTTGAAGCGGGTCTACTCAACCCAGCTTCTGAAGTGAAAGTGTTAGCCGAAAAAGGCGACATGATGCAAGTTGAAATCGATGGCTGGCGTAAATCGAAAGGCTTTGGCCGTGTGATCCAAGAAGACTTCGGTATGAACATTGCGGTAGCTTCACTTCTGAAAGATGCCGCGATGTCGGATGCGATTGTGACCACGGGCGAGCAGAAAGTTGATGATTTGACTGGTTTGCCATGGGAACAAGTGAGCGCGAAAGTGTGGATGAAAAAAGAAGCCATGCTGAACGACATCAACCCAATTTGGGAAAAAGCGCGTGAAGCATACCAAACCAACTGTTCTGTCTGTCATACCCAACCGGATGAAGCACACTTTGATGCCAACACTTGGCCTGGCATGTTCGACGGTATGTTGGCATTCGTTAACTTCGATACCGACAGTGAAGCACTGGTACTCAAGTACCTGCAAAAACACTCTTCAGATTTCGCTGAAGGCCATCACTAA